In Malus sylvestris chromosome 15, drMalSylv7.2, whole genome shotgun sequence, a single genomic region encodes these proteins:
- the LOC126602952 gene encoding uncharacterized protein LOC126602952 yields the protein MQGLHHQQQQLAAFLSVAIPKNDSALAWVDSAHKIRSRVDKIGGENPTWNDRFLFKVPSAFLSKETSHVSIQIYVVGCFSDHLVGTVRLLINNFLDVASKVPSAASARPSGRFQGMLNVAAMVIDDSYLAPAVSELSAVGYRDLMGKGESFRCRRRDIMKSKSSDYPGNSKENSFTESAENSDVCESAASSPATPLPPLKEVNTITELAGTTRQVLKARPMDGSRFLCCLLTQRKMQYCPSDENGDGAHSREKRCQRSGCHKGAEELDGV from the coding sequence ATGCAAGGACTCCATCACCAACAACAGCAACTCGCGGCGTTTCTCTCCGTCGCCATCCCCAAGAACGATTCCGCCCTCGCCTGGGTCGACTCCGCCCACAAGATCCGCTCCCGGGTCGACAAGATTGGCGGCGAGAACCCCACGTGGAATGATCGGTTCCTCTTCAAGGTCCCGTCCGCATTTCTCTCAAAAGAGACCTCCCATGTCTCCATCCAGATCTACGTCGTCGGCTGCTTCAGCGATCACCTCGTCGGCACCGTCCGACTTCTGATCAACAACTTTCTCGACGTCGCGTCCAAGGTTCCGTCGGCTGCTTCAGCGAGACCTTCTGGAAGATTCCAAGGCATGTTGAATGTGGCCGCGATGGTGATCGACGACTCGTACCTGGCTCCGGCGGTGAGCGAGTTGTCTGCGGTCGGGTACCGCGACCTGATGGGAAAGGGAGAAAGCTTCCGGTGCCGGCGACGCGACATCATGAAGAGCAAATCGAGTGATTACCCCGGCAATTCGAAGGAAAACTCTTTCACTGAGTCGGCGGAGAACTCAGACGTCTGCGAGTCGGCGGCATCATCTCCGGCGACGCCATTACCGCCTCTGAAGGAAGTGAACACGATCACCGAATTGGCGGGAACAACAAGGCAGGTGTTGAAGGCTCGTCCAATGGACGGCTCGCGTTTCCTGTGTTGCTTGCTGACGCAGAGGAAGATGCAATACTGTCCGTCGGATGAGAACGGGGATGGAGCCCACAGTAGAGAAAAGAGGTGTCAGAGATCTGGCTGCCACAAGGGTGCTGAAGAACTTGACGGTGTTTGA
- the LOC126602953 gene encoding uncharacterized protein LOC126602953 → MELEHRAYWAIKKFNFDYKDAGIARKLQLNELEELRNEAYENAKIYKEMTKLYHDKAILRKEFHQGKLKSRWVGPFKVLQTFPHGAVEIENMKNGTSFKVNGQRLKPYLQQEEEGQVYQIVDFLEFTTP, encoded by the exons ATGGAGCTTGAACACCGAGCATATTGGGCCATTAAGAAGTTCAACTTTGATTACAAGGATGCTGGAATAGCAAGGAAGCTCCAACTTAATGAGTTGGAAGAGCTCAGAAATGAGGCATATGAAAATGCCAAAATTTACAAGGAAATGACTAAGCTCTATCATGACAAAGCCATCCTAAGGAAGGAGTTTCACCAAG GTAAATTGAAGTCTAGATGGGTAGGACCATTCAAAGTGTTGCAAACATTTCCCCACGGAGCTGTGGAGATAGAGAACATGAAGAATGGCACCTCTTTCAAAGTCAATGGACAGAGATTGAAACCATATTTGCAACAAGAGGAGGAAGGGCAAGTGTATCAAATTGTCGATTTTCTTGAGTTTACAACACCATGA